The following are from one region of the Salvia splendens isolate huo1 chromosome 2, SspV2, whole genome shotgun sequence genome:
- the LOC121766359 gene encoding uncharacterized protein LOC121766359, whose protein sequence is MGGSRRKYKRSRTKVQVGLPRKNPHIFKPAFNLHPKLKSLLDPLSIWDEKGSVIENYKTFGVVSNPNYLGVRSRTAHIVESDALQMPPEGDLVVSEFDPIDSGSELEEDDLKSALGKKRSDGNHNSLQPLTAIQRLHVSRLVEKYGNDYQSMFMDIKLNKMQHSVATIEKLCKRYHMYKDKNPLLVGTST, encoded by the exons ATGGGTGGTTCACGGCGGAAGTACAAGCGATCAAGGACGAAAGTGCAAGTGGGACTGCCTAGGAAAAACCCTCACATATTCAAGCCGGCGTTCAATCTCCACCCGAAATTGAAATCTCTGCTCGACCCTCTCTCCATATGGGATGAGAAGGGCAGCGTCATCGAGAATTACAAGACATTCGGCGTCGTTTCGAATCCCAATTACCTCGGCGTGCGCTCGCGGACGGCTCACATAGTCGAGAGTGATGCTCTCCAGATGCCTCCCGAGGGCGACCTGGTCGTCTCAGAGTTCGACCCGATTGATAGCGGCAGCGAGCTCGAAGAAGATG ATTTAAAGTCGGCATTGGGAAAGAAGCGGTCTGATGGAAATCACAATTCCCTCCAACCGCTTACGGCCATACAACGGCTACATGTCAGTCGCCTGGTAGAGAAGTATGGCAATGACTATcag AGCATGTTCATGGATATTAAACTAAACAAGATGCAACACTCGGTAGCAACCATCGAGAAGCTATGCAAAAGGTATCACATGTACAAAGATAAAAACCCATTGCTAGTCGGCACATCAACGTGA